Genomic segment of Geminocystis herdmanii PCC 6308:
TTTTCGATCGAATCTTGAGAATGGGTATGGGCTTATTGATAGGAGTCTGGGTTGCCCGTTATCTGGGAGTAGAGCAATTTGGTATTTTTAACTATGCCTTGGCTTTCGTTATCTTGTTTATTAGTATCTCAACTCTTGGTTTACCCTCTCTGGTAGTCAGAACGATTACAGAAAACCCTGAAGATAAAGATACCATACTAGGTACTACTTTTTGGTTGCAAATTGGAGGGGGGATAGCCAGTTTAATCATCAGTGTTTTGACTATTTTTCTACTCAAACCAGATGATTATTTAACGATTTATTTAGTGGCAATTTTAGGCTCGATGGGGATTTTTCGAGCCTTTGAGACGATCGATCTTTGGTTTCAATCTCAAGTTCGATCGAAATATACCGTTTTAGCCAAAAATACAGCATTTATTATCGCTGGGATTCTCAAAATAATTTTAATCTACCTCAATGCCTCCTTGATCGCTTTTGCTTGGGCGACTTTAGCAGAATTTATTATTGCAGGTATTGGTTTAATTATTGTGTATGAATCTCAAGGTTATTCTCTGAAACTATGGCGATGGAGTTTATCTTTAGCAAAAAAATTACTTAAAGAAAGTTGGCCTCTCATATTATCGGGCTTAACCGTTATGATTTATATGAAGATGGATCAAATT
This window contains:
- a CDS encoding flippase, translating into MNYKNIVEKLKHLKNNPELLKIVGNTGWLFFDRILRMGMGLLIGVWVARYLGVEQFGIFNYALAFVILFISISTLGLPSLVVRTITENPEDKDTILGTTFWLQIGGGIASLIISVLTIFLLKPDDYLTIYLVAILGSMGIFRAFETIDLWFQSQVRSKYTVLAKNTAFIIAGILKIILIYLNASLIAFAWATLAEFIIAGIGLIIVYESQGYSLKLWRWSLSLAKKLLKESWPLILSGLTVMIYMKMDQIMLGFMIDANAVGLYSSATKISEAWYFIPTAIVSSVSPSIYQAKKDGDEALYYEKITKVLKFLNIVAISISIPMTILSKPLILLLFGQEFSPAGTILAIHIWTSVFVFMGQGTFPWFIAEGLNDLSFRRTFLGAISNVILNLLLIPLYAGIGAAIATIISQAIASFLSNATHPKTRKIFKVQLRSMF